A window of the Nibribacter ruber genome harbors these coding sequences:
- a CDS encoding phospholipase D-like domain-containing protein has product MEIFFSGIKAIIVSQLESASQKILVAVSWLTDRELFSILLDKLKSGVRVSLITRNDYLNNHPSALPWQRFIEAGGELRFCQPGKMLHYKFCVIDGRTALATSYNWTCFAGANNRENIMLMDDQATIESFTEEFNFLRQQFSLETNPARIEMQSVSEKLHGFYETTIEADESNQSLKLLEL; this is encoded by the coding sequence ATGGAAATCTTCTTCTCAGGTATAAAAGCCATTATTGTTTCCCAGTTAGAATCAGCCTCTCAGAAGATTCTGGTAGCAGTAAGTTGGCTCACTGACAGGGAATTATTTTCCATTCTTCTGGATAAACTTAAAAGCGGAGTGCGCGTGTCACTTATCACTAGGAACGACTACCTTAACAACCACCCCAGTGCCCTGCCTTGGCAACGTTTCATCGAAGCTGGGGGAGAGCTTAGGTTCTGCCAGCCGGGCAAGATGCTGCACTATAAGTTCTGCGTGATTGATGGTCGTACTGCCTTGGCAACCTCTTACAACTGGACCTGCTTCGCGGGGGCCAACAACCGGGAGAACATCATGCTGATGGATGATCAAGCTACTATAGAATCTTTTACAGAGGAGTTCAACTTTTTGCGCCAGCAGTTTTCCTTAGAGACCAACCCCGCAAGGATTGAGATGCAGTCGGTCAGTGAGAAACTACACGGGTTCTATGAGACTACCATTGAAGCGGACGAGAGCAACCAAAGCTTAAAATTATTAGAATTGTAA
- a CDS encoding acyltransferase family protein, producing MAQQIQGLGYSTEAKMGIENGPSQPLILPSNPIPSKRILELDCTRGITAFIVVLVHFSKGTAYRDFFSIFAGGTDLFFIISGFVGFNLVRSNPKAPAYFKRRFVRLIPFFWVCVSLTFLLEFAYQITHGTSTALLMVEYLTNLSFLNYYFGLRFLDGVYWTLLIEVLFYALLGTLLSLGWGKQIERIGAAAIIYILLTTLLPLGPFDGIHKSILRYFPLLVVWPAFYAGILFNRLKYDGGNTTRWLLLLLSYSMAVFAISNSDEIHPVTTVISMTVHAVMTTVYFLFFYLSINNRIPFIVNKATLFLASISYCLYLIHNRIGNGFVRPQIKWLPEPAQFIGLTLSMVVVAFVLTHLIERPLLNKIKKGT from the coding sequence ATGGCGCAACAGATTCAAGGGCTTGGATATTCTACAGAAGCTAAAATGGGAATTGAGAATGGGCCAAGCCAACCATTGATATTGCCCTCCAATCCAATACCCTCCAAGAGAATCCTTGAACTGGACTGCACCCGGGGCATCACTGCCTTCATCGTGGTTCTGGTCCATTTCTCCAAAGGCACTGCTTACCGAGACTTCTTCTCCATCTTCGCTGGCGGGACGGATCTGTTCTTCATTATTAGCGGCTTCGTTGGGTTCAACCTGGTCCGGTCAAACCCCAAAGCCCCAGCCTATTTCAAGAGGCGGTTTGTGAGGCTGATACCGTTCTTCTGGGTATGTGTCTCCCTTACTTTTCTATTAGAATTCGCTTATCAAATTACCCACGGCACCTCGACTGCGCTTTTGATGGTCGAATACCTGACAAACCTCTCGTTCCTAAACTACTATTTTGGCCTCAGGTTCCTCGACGGGGTGTACTGGACATTACTTATAGAGGTACTGTTCTATGCATTGCTGGGCACACTGCTTTCCCTTGGCTGGGGCAAACAAATTGAAAGGATAGGCGCCGCTGCCATAATTTACATCCTTCTGACCACACTGCTCCCCCTTGGTCCTTTTGATGGCATCCACAAGTCAATCCTTCGCTATTTCCCGCTGCTGGTAGTTTGGCCGGCGTTTTATGCAGGCATCCTGTTCAACCGACTGAAGTATGACGGGGGAAACACTACCAGGTGGCTGTTGCTTCTGCTTAGCTATTCTATGGCCGTATTCGCCATCTCTAACTCGGATGAGATTCACCCAGTGACTACGGTCATCTCCATGACAGTACATGCGGTGATGACGACGGTCTATTTTTTGTTCTTCTACCTGTCAATCAATAATCGTATTCCCTTCATTGTAAACAAGGCGACTCTTTTTCTTGCGAGCATTTCCTACTGCCTTTACCTGATACACAACAGAATAGGGAACGGGTTTGTCAGACCCCAGATAAAATGGCTTCCAGAGCCCGCGCAATTTATCGGACTGACCCTTAGCATGGTCGTGGTGGCCTTTGTCCTAACCCATTTAATTGAAAGGCCATTGCTGAATAAAATCAAAAAAGGCACCTAG
- a CDS encoding MarR family transcriptional regulator, with product MSKQAFLEGISGLLSAYGASVGVRTVTGLSTHQLRVLLAIHYLNEMHLNRVTKIKVAKCTYLWLSSVSNTVNQFVEAGYIKPLEKPMYYLHLT from the coding sequence ATGAGCAAGCAGGCATTTCTAGAGGGTATTTCAGGGCTTCTAAGCGCGTACGGGGCATCCGTAGGCGTTCGTACGGTTACCGGGTTAAGTACGCACCAGCTACGCGTATTGCTGGCAATTCACTACCTCAACGAAATGCATCTTAATAGAGTCACCAAGATTAAGGTAGCCAAGTGCACTTACTTGTGGCTGTCTAGTGTGAGTAATACCGTGAATCAGTTTGTAGAGGCCGGCTATATCAAGCCATTGGAGAAGCCTATGTATTATCTACACTTAACTTAG
- a CDS encoding helix-turn-helix domain-containing protein: protein MKTIVLTTDELSLLFQQLFRQEIASYFSETALNAGEHKSTKLLTITQAAEFLTLAPATIYSLVSRNEIPYIKKTKRLYFSEQELTEWLNRDRKSGANTVDTTTTLRKEGLTAMHKHISPPQKSLFSEQDKDTQLREFLQAVPSLAFTETDLKNIAGRFNVAIIQLKQIISELEAKEGQRK, encoded by the coding sequence GTGAAAACTATCGTATTAACCACTGATGAACTTAGTCTATTATTCCAGCAACTCTTCAGACAAGAGATAGCAAGTTATTTTTCAGAAACTGCTTTAAATGCTGGAGAACATAAAAGCACTAAGCTACTCACTATCACCCAGGCCGCAGAGTTTCTTACGCTTGCCCCAGCCACAATTTACAGCCTTGTTAGCCGGAATGAGATACCTTACATAAAGAAAACCAAACGGCTTTACTTCTCAGAACAGGAGCTTACAGAATGGCTAAATAGGGATCGTAAGTCTGGCGCCAATACTGTTGATACCACCACCACATTAAGAAAGGAGGGCTTAACGGCCATGCATAAGCACATTAGCCCTCCTCAAAAGTCTTTATTCTCTGAACAAGATAAAGATACTCAATTAAGAGAATTCCTGCAAGCCGTTCCTAGTCTGGCCTTTACAGAGACTGACCTAAAGAATATCGCGGGTAGGTTTAATGTTGCCATCATTCAGTTAAAGCAAATCATTTCCGAGTTAGAAGCCAAGGAGGGGCAACGCAAGTAA
- a CDS encoding site-specific integrase, with product MTEYFGETYPIKELTVKECEGFREYLITAKSQRNESKISTNTAVSYYGNFRATLKLAYQEGHLLQDLDKRAGSIKPEETERQFLTLEELQALVNTPCPNDLLRKAALFSALTGLRYSDIEKLTWEEIHHSEATGYSLRFRQKKTKGSETFPISEQAVLLLGERKTGKVLEGLTYSNTLLEQLRTWVNEAKIAKYVTFHSFRHTYAILQISSGTGFFTLSKMMGHRDLKTTQVYAKVMDKAKQDAANKIKLVL from the coding sequence TTGACTGAGTACTTTGGTGAAACCTACCCTATAAAGGAGTTGACAGTTAAGGAGTGTGAAGGCTTCAGGGAATACCTAATAACGGCAAAGAGTCAAAGAAACGAAAGCAAGATTTCTACAAATACAGCAGTCTCTTATTATGGAAATTTCAGGGCAACGCTTAAGCTAGCCTACCAGGAAGGACACCTGTTGCAAGATTTAGACAAGCGTGCGGGGAGCATAAAGCCAGAGGAAACAGAAAGACAATTCCTTACATTAGAAGAATTACAAGCATTAGTAAACACTCCCTGCCCAAATGATTTACTAAGAAAGGCGGCGCTCTTCTCTGCGTTGACTGGCCTACGCTATTCAGACATTGAAAAACTTACTTGGGAAGAGATACACCACAGCGAGGCCACCGGTTATTCTTTAAGGTTCAGGCAGAAGAAAACAAAAGGCTCAGAGACTTTTCCAATATCTGAACAGGCGGTATTGCTTTTAGGCGAACGCAAGACAGGGAAGGTACTTGAAGGCCTAACCTATTCAAATACTTTACTAGAACAGCTTAGAACATGGGTAAACGAGGCAAAGATTGCTAAGTATGTCACGTTCCATAGCTTCAGGCATACTTACGCCATTCTGCAAATCAGTTCCGGCACAGGTTTTTTCACCTTGTCAAAAATGATGGGCCATAGGGATTTAAAGACCACCCAGGTATATGCTAAGGTGATGGACAAGGCCAAGCAGGACGCGGCCAACAAGATTAAACTAGTATTATAA
- a CDS encoding helix-turn-helix transcriptional regulator, which produces MSSNIRVQRICQQCGKEFEARTTVTRTCSDTCAKRLYKAKQKEAKVEASNKETLQIKAQPVEAVKSKEYLTIKDTAILLNSSRQTIYNLIEKGTLRAVKLSERKTLIKRTDIDTLFNPSQTA; this is translated from the coding sequence ATGAGTTCTAACATAAGAGTACAGAGGATTTGCCAGCAGTGCGGGAAAGAGTTTGAGGCCAGGACCACAGTCACCAGAACATGCAGTGACACTTGCGCCAAACGGCTTTATAAAGCCAAGCAAAAGGAAGCCAAGGTAGAGGCCAGCAATAAAGAGACCTTACAGATAAAGGCCCAACCGGTAGAAGCGGTGAAGTCAAAAGAATACCTGACTATAAAGGACACTGCTATCCTGCTTAACTCTTCCAGGCAGACTATCTACAATCTTATTGAGAAAGGAACGCTACGTGCGGTAAAGCTCTCAGAAAGAAAGACCCTCATAAAAAGAACAGACATAGACACTTTGTTTAATCCCTCTCAAACAGCCTAA
- the mnmE gene encoding tRNA uridine-5-carboxymethylaminomethyl(34) synthesis GTPase MnmE, translating into MLPSTLAQDTIIALATASGHGAIAIIRLSGPEAVSIVNGVFKGKNLQAQPSHTLHFGTIRDEDKILDEVVVSLFKAPASYTKEDVVEVSCHGSPYITEQLLKLFLRKGARLAEPGEFTKRAFLNGQFDLAQAEAVADLIASDSALTHQVAMKQMRGGFSQEIKALRVQLIHFASMVELELDFSEEDVEFADRSALRRLITTLQQLITDLLKSFEMGNVLKNGVPTVIAGKPNAGKSTLLNALLREEKAIVSDIPGTTRDVIEDEAQLGGIRFRFIDTAGLRDTQDTVEAIGVARTKQQLQKASLVLYLFDVTTTLPEQLREELAALQLPQVPYLLIANKKDLATPAQLKSFAGFEHLVYLSAGTKEGLKELEQSLLEVVNANEALTGDRTIVTNLRHFQSLQKTNDALQEVLHGLDTGLTGDWLAADIRRCLFYLGEITGDITTDDLLDNIFTKFCIGK; encoded by the coding sequence GTGCTACCTTCTACCCTTGCCCAAGATACCATCATCGCCCTGGCTACGGCTTCTGGACACGGGGCTATTGCCATCATCCGTTTGTCGGGGCCCGAGGCGGTTTCCATTGTCAATGGCGTATTCAAAGGCAAGAACCTGCAGGCACAGCCGTCGCATACGCTGCATTTTGGCACCATTCGGGACGAGGATAAAATTCTGGACGAGGTAGTAGTATCCTTATTTAAGGCGCCGGCTTCTTACACCAAAGAAGACGTGGTGGAAGTGTCTTGCCACGGCTCTCCCTACATCACTGAGCAACTCTTGAAACTGTTCCTGCGCAAAGGTGCTCGCTTAGCTGAGCCCGGCGAGTTCACCAAGCGCGCGTTTTTGAACGGCCAGTTTGACCTGGCCCAGGCCGAGGCCGTGGCTGATCTCATTGCCTCTGACAGCGCCCTGACGCACCAGGTGGCCATGAAACAAATGCGCGGCGGCTTCTCTCAGGAAATCAAAGCCTTGCGGGTGCAGCTCATCCACTTCGCGTCTATGGTGGAACTGGAACTGGACTTCAGTGAAGAGGACGTAGAATTTGCCGACCGCAGCGCCCTGCGCCGACTCATCACCACCCTGCAGCAATTGATTACTGATCTGCTTAAGTCCTTTGAGATGGGCAATGTGCTCAAAAACGGCGTGCCCACGGTCATTGCCGGGAAGCCCAATGCCGGAAAATCCACCTTGCTCAATGCCCTGTTGCGCGAAGAAAAAGCCATTGTCTCTGACATTCCCGGCACCACGCGTGACGTGATTGAAGACGAAGCCCAACTAGGCGGCATCCGGTTCAGGTTCATTGATACCGCCGGCCTGCGTGATACTCAAGATACCGTGGAAGCCATTGGCGTGGCCCGTACCAAACAGCAGTTACAAAAGGCTTCTTTGGTATTGTACCTGTTTGATGTGACCACCACTTTGCCAGAACAATTAAGAGAAGAGCTGGCCGCCCTGCAACTTCCCCAAGTGCCATATCTTCTCATTGCCAATAAAAAAGACCTCGCCACGCCGGCCCAGTTGAAAAGCTTCGCTGGTTTTGAACACCTAGTGTACTTATCTGCAGGTACAAAAGAAGGCTTGAAAGAATTGGAACAGTCCCTGCTGGAAGTAGTTAACGCCAACGAAGCCCTCACCGGCGACCGTACCATTGTGACCAACCTGCGCCATTTCCAGAGCCTCCAAAAAACCAATGATGCCCTTCAGGAAGTCCTGCATGGCCTGGATACCGGCCTCACCGGAGACTGGCTGGCCGCCGACATCAGACGCTGCCTGTTCTACTTAGGAGAAATCACCGGAGACATCACGACAGATGATTTGTTGGACAACATTTTTACCAAGTTCTGCATCGGAAAGTAA
- a CDS encoding thioredoxin family protein — protein MLFLYVLFTSWLWTAPVAASLSTPSVKVSAPAAAVQWLTLEQALAKSKTKPKKILIDVYTDWCGWCKKMDKQVYQDPAVAAKLNKEFYVVKLNAEQRQPVTINGRTYKYLEKYKAHELALSLLNGQMSYPSTVFLNEKQQVMQRVPGFYAAKDFMQLLTHISIN, from the coding sequence ATGCTTTTCTTGTACGTTCTCTTTACCAGCTGGCTCTGGACTGCTCCGGTTGCTGCATCCCTTTCCACTCCATCAGTAAAGGTATCCGCTCCCGCCGCCGCAGTACAATGGCTTACCTTGGAACAGGCGCTGGCCAAAAGCAAAACCAAGCCCAAAAAGATTCTGATAGACGTCTACACCGATTGGTGCGGCTGGTGCAAGAAAATGGACAAGCAGGTGTATCAAGATCCCGCGGTGGCAGCCAAACTCAACAAAGAATTCTACGTGGTAAAGCTGAACGCTGAGCAACGACAACCCGTCACCATCAACGGCCGAACCTACAAATACCTAGAGAAGTACAAAGCTCATGAACTGGCCTTGTCGCTATTGAACGGCCAGATGAGCTATCCTTCCACCGTCTTCCTAAACGAAAAGCAACAGGTCATGCAACGGGTGCCCGGCTTTTACGCCGCCAAAGACTTTATGCAGCTGTTAACGCATATTTCCATTAATTAA
- a CDS encoding metal ABC transporter permease, which yields MMNLDAFWIIVTGSLVAMCCSLLGCFLILRRMAMVGDAISHAVLPGIVLAFLFSGTREVWSMLLGAATLGVACTFLIEFLHKKARVQSDASIGVTFTWLFALGIILISVYAGKVDLDQDCVLYGEIAYVPLDVWFTESGQSLGPRTVWLMSGVFLLILTFVTLFYRQLYLTSFDPAFAVAIGVSTSVWYYLLMGAVSLTTVAAFESVGAILVVAFLVGPPATAYLLTDDLKKMLLISSGLGVVASFLGFYLALWLDGSVAGAISVIIGLEFLLAFVLSPSHGLISRNRKLSKVASA from the coding sequence ATGATGAACCTGGACGCCTTCTGGATAATTGTGACCGGCTCCCTAGTGGCCATGTGCTGCAGCCTGCTGGGTTGCTTCCTTATCCTTCGGCGCATGGCCATGGTGGGTGACGCCATCTCCCACGCCGTGTTGCCGGGCATTGTGTTGGCCTTTCTCTTCAGCGGCACCCGCGAGGTGTGGTCCATGCTTTTGGGGGCGGCTACGCTGGGCGTGGCCTGCACGTTTTTAATTGAGTTTTTACACAAGAAAGCCCGGGTACAGTCAGATGCGTCCATTGGCGTGACGTTTACTTGGCTGTTTGCACTGGGCATCATTCTCATATCTGTGTACGCGGGCAAGGTAGACCTGGACCAGGACTGCGTGCTGTATGGCGAGATCGCGTATGTGCCCCTGGATGTATGGTTCACAGAATCCGGCCAGAGTCTGGGGCCCAGAACCGTCTGGCTCATGAGTGGTGTTTTCCTTCTCATTTTAACCTTCGTAACGCTATTCTATCGCCAGTTGTACCTTACCTCTTTTGACCCTGCGTTTGCGGTGGCCATTGGCGTTTCTACCAGTGTGTGGTACTATCTGCTCATGGGCGCGGTGTCCTTGACTACGGTGGCAGCGTTTGAGTCTGTGGGGGCTATTCTGGTGGTGGCTTTTTTGGTGGGTCCACCGGCCACGGCGTATTTACTAACCGACGATCTCAAGAAGATGCTCCTTATCTCCTCAGGATTAGGCGTAGTGGCTTCTTTTCTAGGTTTTTATCTGGCTTTATGGTTGGACGGTTCCGTGGCTGGTGCCATCTCCGTAATTATAGGGTTAGAATTTCTACTTGCCTTTGTTCTTTCTCCCAGCCATGGCCTAATATCCCGCAACAGAAAACTATCCAAGGTAGCTAGCGCATAG
- a CDS encoding metal ABC transporter permease, with amino-acid sequence MNTLWEFLSMQDANVRFVTIGSVLLAASSAVVGCFTVLRKRALVGDAVAHAVLPGVCLAFLLTGQKNPIIMLLGSFITGWLAVVVMDIITSKSRIKEDTAIGLVLSVFFGIGILLLTAIQHSGNEQQSGLDKFLFGSAAALVGQDLYTFGAVALLLLLSVVLLYKEFKLISFDTNYARTIGLPVKRLELLLTTLTVLAVVVGIQSVGVVLMSAMLITPAAAARFWTDRLGAMVIIAAAMSAVCGAAGAFVSFTAPAMPTGPWIVMLLSLLAIMSFLLAPSKGLLSRFLSQRRVRRQMLRENILKTLFHLGEPTGEYQQSYSKTQILARRQLPLRRMQTQLQTLSRQGFVVKDTQGWALTPAGKKEAQRVVRLHRLWELYLTEYLQVASDHVHEDAESIEHVLTPELEKRLEELLDYPTADPHKTTIPQQTS; translated from the coding sequence ATGAACACGCTTTGGGAATTTCTGAGCATGCAAGATGCCAACGTGCGGTTTGTAACCATCGGGTCTGTGCTGCTGGCGGCCAGTTCTGCGGTGGTGGGCTGCTTTACGGTCTTAAGAAAGCGCGCCCTGGTGGGCGATGCCGTGGCCCATGCCGTACTGCCCGGAGTTTGCCTGGCCTTTCTGCTCACGGGTCAGAAAAACCCGATCATCATGCTGCTGGGTTCTTTTATAACGGGCTGGCTGGCGGTGGTAGTCATGGATATAATCACGTCTAAAAGTAGAATCAAAGAAGATACTGCCATTGGGCTGGTGCTGTCCGTGTTCTTTGGGATAGGCATTTTGTTGCTTACGGCCATTCAGCACTCGGGCAACGAGCAGCAGAGCGGCCTGGACAAGTTTCTATTTGGGAGCGCCGCCGCCTTGGTAGGCCAGGATTTGTACACGTTTGGGGCCGTAGCCTTACTTCTGCTGTTGAGTGTGGTGCTTTTGTACAAGGAGTTCAAGCTTATCTCTTTTGATACCAACTATGCCCGCACCATTGGTTTGCCCGTGAAGAGGCTGGAGTTGCTTCTCACCACGCTCACCGTCCTAGCGGTTGTCGTGGGCATTCAGTCTGTGGGAGTGGTGCTTATGTCAGCTATGCTCATTACGCCCGCCGCCGCCGCCCGCTTCTGGACCGACCGCCTGGGCGCAATGGTGATAATTGCTGCCGCTATGAGCGCCGTGTGCGGGGCAGCCGGTGCCTTTGTCTCCTTTACTGCGCCAGCCATGCCTACCGGTCCCTGGATTGTGATGCTGTTGTCCTTGCTGGCCATCATGTCTTTCCTGCTGGCTCCTAGCAAAGGATTGTTATCCAGATTTTTATCACAGCGAAGGGTGCGCCGCCAGATGCTGCGGGAGAACATACTAAAGACGCTTTTTCATTTAGGCGAACCAACCGGCGAGTACCAGCAGAGCTATTCCAAAACGCAGATTCTGGCGCGCCGGCAGCTTCCTCTGCGCAGAATGCAAACCCAGTTGCAAACCCTTTCGCGGCAAGGCTTTGTGGTGAAGGACACCCAGGGCTGGGCACTTACGCCAGCCGGCAAGAAAGAAGCGCAACGGGTGGTGCGCCTGCACAGACTTTGGGAACTGTACCTCACAGAATACCTGCAGGTGGCCTCAGACCATGTGCACGAAGACGCCGAATCCATTGAGCACGTCCTTACTCCAGAACTGGAAAAACGCTTGGAAGAACTGCTAGACTATCCTACCGCCGATCCGCATAAAACCACTATTCCCCAACAAACCTCATGA
- a CDS encoding metal ABC transporter ATP-binding protein, producing the protein MIQHVTEPVLEVHDLTVSYQRKPVLWDVDLTLPSQALIGIIGPNGAGKSTLIKAIMGLLPLNSGFVQLFGQSLDEVRKRVSYVPQRESVDWDFPASALDVAMMGTYGQLGLFSRPGAKQKALALESLEKVGMQDFANRQISQLSGGQQQRVFLARALAQNADLYLMDEPFAGVDIATETAIIELLRQMREDGKTVVVVHHDLQSAQDYFDWVILLNMRLVASGPTQETLTPDLLEKTYGGRLTELSRVSELLQKKNFPIRETKPVKK; encoded by the coding sequence ATGATACAACACGTAACAGAACCGGTATTAGAGGTGCATGATTTAACGGTCAGTTATCAGCGAAAGCCTGTGTTGTGGGACGTGGACCTCACCTTGCCTTCACAAGCCTTGATCGGAATTATAGGGCCCAACGGGGCTGGTAAATCAACGCTTATTAAGGCTATCATGGGACTGCTGCCGCTCAACAGCGGGTTTGTGCAGTTGTTTGGTCAGTCCTTGGACGAGGTCCGGAAACGAGTGAGCTATGTACCACAGCGCGAATCTGTGGACTGGGATTTTCCGGCTTCGGCGCTGGATGTGGCCATGATGGGCACCTATGGGCAGCTGGGGCTTTTCAGTAGACCGGGGGCTAAGCAGAAGGCCCTGGCGTTGGAGTCTTTGGAGAAAGTGGGCATGCAGGACTTCGCCAACCGGCAGATATCTCAATTGTCTGGAGGGCAGCAGCAACGCGTGTTTCTAGCCCGGGCGCTGGCCCAGAACGCCGATCTCTACCTGATGGATGAACCCTTCGCCGGAGTAGACATCGCCACAGAGACGGCTATCATTGAATTACTACGCCAGATGCGCGAAGATGGCAAAACCGTAGTGGTGGTGCACCATGATCTGCAAAGTGCGCAGGATTATTTTGACTGGGTGATTCTGCTCAACATGCGACTGGTGGCCTCGGGCCCTACGCAGGAAACCTTGACGCCCGACTTGCTGGAAAAAACCTATGGCGGCCGCCTAACGGAACTGAGCCGGGTGAGCGAGCTGCTTCAGAAAAAGAACTTCCCCATCAGAGAAACCAAACCCGTCAAGAAATGA